Proteins encoded within one genomic window of Camelina sativa cultivar DH55 chromosome 19, Cs, whole genome shotgun sequence:
- the LOC104765278 gene encoding cytochrome P450 72A13-like, with product MEISVASVTVSVAVVVVSLWVWRTLEWVWFKPKMLESYLRRQGLAGTHYTPLVGDLKRNSSMLAEARSKPINLTDEITPRVVPFPLHMLKTHGRTFFTWLGPVPVVTIMDPELIKEVFNKVYDFQKPHTFPLGRIIAAGLVSYDGDKWAKYRRIINPAFHLEKIKNMVPAFHQSCSEVVGQWDKLVLDKDGSSCEMDVWPWLVSMTADVISRTAFGSSYKEGQRIFELQAELATLIIQAFRKAFIPGYNYLPTKGNRRMKAAAREIKVIMGGIVNKRLRAREVGEAPSDDLLGILLESNLGQKKGNGMTTEELMEECKLFYFAGQETTTVLLVWTMVLLSQHQDWQARAREEVKQVFGDKEPDTEGLNQLKVMTMILYEVLRLYPPVTQLTRAIHKEMKLGDLTLPSGVQISLPILLVQRDTELWGNDAGEFKPERFKDGLSKATKNQVSFFPFAWGPRICIGQNFAMLEAKMAMALILQKFSFELSPSYVHAPHTVITIHPQFGAPLILHKL from the exons ATGGAGATATCTGTTGCTTCGGTAACAGTTTCAGTAGCTGTAGTTGTTGTGTCGTTGTGGGTATGGAGAACTTTAGAGTGGGTTTGGTTTAAACCAAAGATGCTTGAGAGTTACCTGAGAAGACAAGGTCTTGCCGGAACTCATTACACGCCTCTTGTCGGCGATTTAAAGAGGAATTCCAGCATGTTGGCTGAGGCAAGATCCAAACCTATCAACCTAACGGATGAAATCACACCACGTGTTGTGCCTTTTCCCTTACACATGCTCAAGACTCACG GGAGAACTTTCTTTACATGGCTTGGACCCGTACCAGTCGTCACCATAATGGATCCTGAGCTAATCAAGGAAGTGTTCAACAAAGTTTATGATTTCCAAAAGCCGCATACGTTCCCTTTGGGCAGAATAATAGCGGCTGGACTCGTTAGCTATGATGGTGATAAATGGGCAAAATACCGAAGAATCATCAACCCGGCTTTCCACCTTGAGAAGATCAAG AATATGGTACCTGCCTTCCACCAGAGCTGCAGCGAGGTTGTTGGCCAATGGGACAAGTTAGTGTTGGATAAAGATGGGTCGTCCTGTGAGATGGATGTTTGGCCTTGGCTTGTGAGTATGACTGCAGATGTGATCTCCCGTACTGCTTTTGGCAGCAGCTACAAAGAAGGACAGAGGATTTTTGAGCTCCAAGCAGAACTAGCAACGCTTATCATACAAGCTTTTCGGAAAGCTTTCATCCCTGGATACAA TTATCTCCCTACAAAGGGTAATAGAAGGATGAAAGCAGCAGCTAGAGAAATCAAAGTTATAATGGGAGGGATCGTTAACAAAAGGTTAAGGGCAAGAGAAGTTGGGGAAGCACCAAGTGACGATTTGCTGGGTATACTTCTTGAATCGAATTTGGGTCAAAAGAAGGGAAATGGAATGACTACCGAGGAACTGATGGAGGAGTGCAAGCTGTTCTATTTCGCCGGGCAAGAGACCACAACAGTACTTCTGGTTTGGACAATGGTTCTGTTAAGCCAACACCAAGACTGGCAGGCTCGTGCACGTGAAGAAGTGAAGCAAGTCTTTGGCGATAAGGAACCTGATACAGAAGGCCTTAACCAGCTCAAAGTT ATGACAATGATACTATATGAGGTCCTAAGACTATATCCTCCAGTAACCCAGCTGACCCGAGCCATACACAAAGAGATGAAGCTAGGCGACCTGACATTACCAAGTGGTGTTCAGATCAGTCTACCCATTCTGCTAGTCCAACGGGACACGGAGCTGTGGGGAAACGATGCAGGGGAGTTCAAGCCAGAGAGATTCAAAGACGGTCTCTCAAAGGCAACAAAGAACCAAGTCTCCTTCTTTCCATTTGCGTGGGGACCGAGGATATGCATAGGCCAGAACTTTGCAATGCTTGAAGCAAAGATGGCAATGGCATTGATACTACAGAAGTTTTCCTTTGAGCTCTCTCCTTCATATGTTCATGCGCCTCACACAGTCATCACCATTCACCCACAGTTCGGTGCCCCTCTCATCTTGCACAAACTGTAA
- the LOC104765276 gene encoding cytochrome P450 72A13-like: protein MEISVASVTVSVAVVVVSLWVWRTLQWVWFKPKMLESYLRRQGLSGTPYTLFVGDLKRHFSMLTEAKSKPIKLTDDITPRIVPYPLQMLTVGRTFFTWLGPIPTITIMDPEQIKEVFNKVYDFQKAHTFPLGRLIAAGLVSYDGDKWAKHRRIINPAFHLEKIKNMVPAFHQSCSETVGEWDKLVSNKGSSCEVDVWPWLVCMTADVISRTAFGSSYKEGQRIFELQAELAKLIIQAFRKAFIPGYRYLPTQSNRRMNATAREIKVILRGIVDKRLRAREDGEVPSDDLLGILLESNLGQTKGNGMSTEELMEECKLFYFAGQETTSVLLVWTMVLLSQHQDWQARAREEVKQVFGVKEPNTEGLNQLKVMTTILYEVLRLYPPVSQLTRAINKEMKLGDLTLPSGVQITLPILLVQRDTELWGNDAGEFKPERFKDGLSKATKGQVSFLAFAWGPRICIGQNFAMLEAKMAMALILQKFSFELSPSYVHAPDTVLTTHPQFGAPLILHKL, encoded by the exons ATGGAGATATCAGTTGCATCGGTAACAGTTTCAGTAGCTGTAGTTGTTGTTTCGTTGTGGGTATGGAGAACTCTACAATGGGTTTGGTTTAAACCAAAGATGCTTGAGAGTTACCTGAGAAGACAAGGACTTTCCGGAACTCCTTACACGCTTTTTGTCGGCGATTTAAAGAGGCATTTCAGTATGTTAACCGAGGCAAAATCCAAACCCATCAAACTAACGGATGATATTACACCACGTATTGTGCCTTATCCCTTGCAAATGCTCACGGT AGGGAGAACTTTCTTTACATGGCTTGGACCCATACCAACCATCACCATAATGGATCCTGAACAAATCAAGGAAGTGTTCAACAAAGTTTATGATTTCCAAAAGGCGCATACGTTCCCTTTGGGCAGATTAATAGCGGCTGGACTCGTTAGTTATGATGGTGATAAATGGGCAAAACACCGAAGAATTATCAACCCAGCTTTCCACCTTGAGAAGATCAAG AATATGGTACCTGCGTTCCATCAGAGCTGCAGCGAAACTGTTGGCGAGTGGGACAAGTTAGTGTCGAACAAAGGGTCGTCCTGTGAGGTGGATGTTTGGCCTTGGCTTGTGTGTATGACTGCAGATGTGATCTCCCGTACTGCTTTTGGCAGCAGCTACAAAGAAGGTCAGAGGATATTTGAGCTCCAAGCAGAACTAGCAAAGCTCATCATACAAGCTTTTCGGAAAGCTTTCATCCCCGGATACCG TTATCTCCCTACACAGAGTAACAGAAGGATGAACGCAACAGCTAGAGAAATCAAAGTTATCCTGAGAGGGATCGTTGACAAAAGGTTAAGGGCAAGAGAAGATGGGGAAGTACCAAGTGACGATTTGTTGGGTATACTTCTTGAATCGAATTTGGGGCAAACGAAAGGAAATGGAATGAGTACTGAGGAACTGATGGAGGAGTGCAAGTTGTTCTATTTCGCCGGGCAAGAGACTACATCAGTACTTCTGGTTTGGACAATGGTTCTGTTAAGCCAACACCAAGACTGGCAGGCTCGTGCACGCGAAGAAGTTAAGCAAGTCTTTGGCGTTAAAGAACCTAATACAGAAGGTCTCAACCAGCTCAAAGTT ATGACAACGATATTATACGAAGTCCTCAGGCTATATCCTCCAGTATCCCAGCTGACCAGAGCCATTAACAAAGAGATGAAGCTAGGCGACCTGACATTACCAAGCGGTGTCCAGATCACTCTACCAATTCTGCTAGTCCAACGAGACACGGAGCTGTGGGGAAACGATGCAGGGGAGTTCAAGCCAGAGAGATTCAAAGACGGTCTCTCAAAGGCAACCAAAGGACAAGTGTCCTTCTTAGCATTTGCGTGGGGACCAAGGATATGCATAGGCCAGAACTTTGCAATGCTTGAGGCAAAGATGGCAATGGCTTTGATTCTACAGAAATTCTCATTTGAGCTTTCTCCTTCCTATGTTCATGCGCCAGACACAGTCCTCACCACTCACCCACAGTTCGGTGCTCCTCTTATCTTGCACAAGCTCTAA
- the LOC104765277 gene encoding cytochrome P450 72A13-like, whose amino-acid sequence MEISVASLTVSVALVVVSWWVWRTLKWVWFKPKMLESYLRRQGLPGTSYTPLVGDLKRNVNMFTEAISKPIKLTDDITPRVMPHPLQMFKNHGRSFFTWLGPTPTITIMDPEQIKEVFSNVYDFQKAQTFLLGNLIATGLINYDGDKWAKHRRIINPAFHLVKLKKMVPAFHQSCSDVVCEWDKLVSDKGSSCEVDIWPWLVSMTADVISRTAFGSNYKEGQRIFELQAELVHLIIQAFWKVYIPGYRYLPTKSNRRMKAAAGEIQVILRGIVNKRLRAREAGKAPNDDLLGILLESNLGEAKGNGMSTEDVMEECKLFYFAGQETTSVLLVWTMVLLSQHQDWQARAREEVKQVFGDKEPDTEGLNQLKAMTMILYEVLRLYPPVTHLTRAIHKEMKLGDLTLPGGVHISLPVMLVQRDTKLWGNDAGEFKPERFKDGISKATKSQVSFFPFAWGPRICIGQNFTLMEAKMAMALILLRFSFELSPSYVHAPYTVVTIHPQFGAHLILHRL is encoded by the exons ATGGAGATATCAGTTGCATCGTTAACAGTTTCAGTAGCTCTAGTTGTTGTGTCGTGGTGGGTATGGAGAACTTTAAAATGGGTTTGGTTTAAACCAAAGATGCTTGAGAGTTACCTGAGAAGACAAGGTCTTCCCGGAACTTCTTACACGCCTCTTGTCGGCGACTTGAAGAGGAATGTCAACATGTTTACGGAGGCAATATCCAAACCCATCAAACTAACAGATGACATCACACCACGTGTCATGCCTCATCCCTTGCAAATGTTCAAGAATCACG GAAGGTCTTTCTTTACATGGCTTGGACCAACGCCAACCATCACCATAATGGATCCTGAGCAAATCAAGGAAGTGTTCAGCAATGTTTATGATTTCCAGAAGGCACAGACGTTCCTTTTGGGAAATCTAATAGCAACTGGACTCATTAATTATGATGGTGATAAATGGGCGAAGCATCGAAGAATCATCAACCCGGCTTTCCACCTTGTGAAACTCAAG AAAATGGTACCTGCGTTCCACCAAAGCTGCAGCGATGTTGTTTGCGAATGGGACAAGTTAGTCTCGGATAAAGGGTCATCGTGTGAGGTTGACATTTGGCCTTGGCTTGTCAGTATGACTGCAGATGTGATCTCTCGTACTGCTTTTGGTAGCAACTACAAAGAAGGGCAGAGGATATTTGAACTCCAAGCAGAACTAGTACACCTCATCATACAAGCTTTTTGGAAAGTTTACATCCCTGGATATCG TTATCTCCCTACGAAGAGTAATAGAAGGATGAAAGCAGCAGCTGGAGAAATCCAAGTTATACTGAGAGGGATCGTTAACAAAAGGTTAAGAGCGAGAGAAGCTGGGAAAGCACCAAACGATGATTTGCTGGGTATACTTCTTGAGTCGAACTTGGGGGAAGCTAAAGGAAATGGAATGAGCACTGAGGATGTGATGGAGGAGTGCAAGTTATTCTATTTCGCCGGGCAAGAGACAACTTCGGTACTTCTTGTCTGGACAATGGTATTGTTAAGCCAACACCAAGACTGGCAGGCTCGTGCACGAGAAGAAGTGAAGCAAGTTTTTGGCGACAAAGAACCTGATACAGAAGGTCTCAACCAGCTCAAAGCT ATGACGATGATATTATATGAGGTCCTAAGGCTATATCCTCCAGTAACTCACCTGACCCGAGCCATTCACAAAGAGATGAAGCTAGGTGACTTGACACTGCCAGGCGGTGTCCATATCAGTCTACCCGTAATGCTAGTCCAACGCGACACCAAGCTGTGGGGGAATGATGCAGGGGAGTTCAAGCCTGAGAGATTCAAAGATGGTATTTCAAAGGCAACAAAGAGCCAAGTCTCCTTCTTTCCATTTGCGTGGGGGCCAAGGATCTGCATTGGCCAGAATTTTACCCTGATGGAGGCAAAGATGGCAATGGCATTGATTCTGCTGAGATTCTCTTTCGAGCTTTCTCCTTCCTATGTTCATGCGCCTTACACCGTCGTCACCATTCACCCACAATTTGGTGCTCACCTTATCCTGCACAGGCTATAA
- the LOC104765273 gene encoding 60S ribosomal protein L18a-like protein has protein sequence MTSGAVEDDKNRSVVTDHQHHHQQPPPPYQGVSNYPPPPQQQQQQSPAAGFPQPAQPYVHGYAVNGSMTTAEHHRLPCCGIGVGWVLFILGFFFGAIPWYIGFFLLLFSRNLRERPGYIACAIGSVVATIIIVIGAVRGSGVWS, from the exons ATGACGAGCGGCGCCGTGGAAGACGATAAGAACAGATCAGTCGTGACGGATCATCAACACCACCACCAACAGCCTCCTCCTCCGTATCAAGGGGTCTCTAACTATCCTCCTCCgccgcagcagcagcagcagcagtctCCTGCCGCTGGTTTTCCTCAGCCGGCTCAGCCCTACGTCCACg GTTATGCTGTTAATGGAAGCATGACAACAGCTGAACACCATCGCCTTCCCTGTTGTGGTATAGGCGTTGGCTGGGTGCT atTCATCCTTGGTTTCTTCTTCGGTGCGATCCCTTGGTACATAGGGTTCTTCCTTCTATTGTTCTCGAGAAACCTTCGTGAGAGACCAGGATATATAGCTTGCGCAATTGGA TCTGTTGTTGCTACCATTATCATCGTCATTGGAGCCGTAAGAGGATCAGGGGTCTGGTCCTGA
- the LOC104765274 gene encoding cytochrome P450 72A13-like, whose translation MPFSLVAALVLVVTVVVLWTWRIVKWVWIKPKMLESCLRRQGLTGTPYTPFVGDIKRNVDMMMEARSKPIKLTDDITPRLLPLTLKMLNAHGKTFFIWIGPIPTIVITNPEQIKEVFNKVYDFEKPSTFPLIRLLAGGLAGYKGDKWASHRRIINPAFHIEKIKNMVPAFYHCCSEVVCQWEKLFTDKESSLEVDVWPWLVNMTADVISHTAFGSSYKEGQKIFQLQGELAELIAQAFKKFYIPGSRFYPTKSNRRMKAIDREVNVILRRIVSKREKAREAGEPANDDLLGILLESNSEESQGNGMTVEEVMKECKLFYFAGQETTSVLLVWTMVLLSYHQDWQARARDEVRQVLGENNQPDMESLNNLKVMTMIFYEVLRLYPPVAQLKRAVNREMKLGELTLPAGVQVYLPTILVQRDIELWGDDAADFKPERFRDGLSKATKNQVSFFPFGWGPRICIGQNFAMLEAKMAMALILQSFSFELSPSYVHAPQTVMTTRPQFGAHLILHKL comes from the exons ATGCCTTTTTCATTAGTAGCAGCTTTAGTATTGGTTGTAACAGTAGTGGTACTGTGGACATGGCGGATCGTGAAGTGGGTCTGGATAAAACCAAAGATGCTTGAGAGTTGCCTGAGAAGACAGGGTCTTACCGGAACTCCTTACACACCTTTCGTCGGAGATATTAAGAGGAACgttgatatgatgatggagGCGAGATCTAAACCCATCAAGTTAACCGATGATATCACCCCACGTCTCCTTCCTCTCACCTTGAAGATGCTCAATGCTCACG GAAAGACTTTCTTCATATGGATTGGACCAATTCCAACGATTGTGATAACGAATCCAGAGCAGATCAAGGAAGTATTCAATAAAGTTTACGACTTTGAGAAACCTTCTACGTTCCCTTTGATCAGATTGTTAGCAGGAGGGCTCGCGGGTTACAAGGGAGATAAGTGGGCGAGTCACAGGAGGATCATCAACCCTGCTTTTCACATCGAGAAGATCAAG aACATGGTCCCTGCGTTTTACCATTGTTGCAGCGAGGTTGTCTGCCAATGGGAGAAGCTATTTACAGATAAAGAATCGTCTCTTGAAGTTGATGTTTGGCCTTGGCTTGTGAATATGACTGCGGATGTGATCTCACATACTGCTTTTGGAAGCAGCTATAAAGAAGGGCAGAAGATATTTCAACTACAAGGGGAATTGGCTGAGCTCATTGCACAAgcttttaagaaattttacatCCCTGGATCGAG GTTTTACCCAACAAAGAGCAATAGAAGGATGAAAGCAATAGATAGAGAAGTAAACGTAATATTGAGACGTATTGTGAGCAAAAGGGAGAAGGCGAGAGAAGCTGGAGAACCAGCAAACGATGATCTGTTGGGGATACTGCTTGAATCAAATTCAGAGGAATCTCAAGGAAATGGAATGACCGTAGAAGAAGTGATGAAAGAGTGCAAGTTGTTTTATTTCGCAGGACAAGAGACTACTTCAGTACTCTTGGTCTGGACTATGGTTTTGTTAAGCTATCACCAAGACTGGCAAGCTCGCGCACGAGATGAAGTGAGGCAAGTACTCGGTGAAAACAATCAACCTGATATGGAGTCCCTTAACAACCTTAAAGtc ATGACCATGATCTTCTATGAGGTTTTGAGGCTATACCCTCCAGTGGCTCAGCTTAAACGAGCTGTTAATAGAGAAATGAAGCTAGGAGAGCTTACCCTTCCAGCTGGAGTTCAGGTTTATTTACCAACTATTCTTGTCCAGCGCGACATCGAGCTTTGGGGTGATGATGCAGCGGATTTTAAACCTGAGCGGTTCAGAGACGGGCTCTCAAAGGCAACAAAGAATCAGGTCTCCTTCTTTCCCTTTGGATGGGGACCGAGGATTTGCATTGGTCAGAATTTTGCTATGTTGGAGGCGAAGATGGCAATGGCTTTGATTCTACAGAGTTTCTCCTTCGAGCTCTCTCCTTCTTATGTTCACGCACCTCAAACAGTCATGACCACTCGTCCGCAATTCGGAGCTCATCTCATCCTGCACAAGCTCTGA